From the Paenibacillus sp. FSL H8-0548 genome, one window contains:
- a CDS encoding Ig-like domain-containing protein → MKLVSRYLNGFIIATLLIGLSPLSASTQVHAANDDGGRPRLEVNRTLTAPVIDGKLDETIWKIDQPMTQQVGDAPRRESSFGLLWDNQYLYIGMKTEDDNMITGASGDWLDQDNMNVFIDPTLHQSAPFASDDMQIGLVYKPGTTTPEFHFGAALNNHAGKDEKKILRAINKTENGWSSEVAVPWDMLHMDPMLSNQLGMEFSATDRYDSDKSKQTTNYWSAYQSSSSWNDTSGYGVIDLVESNPVSGNVSPVLLDENFDSYAAGSIPFGWISDVNVGSNPFSIVKDQDGNGRLTFDGRAGGKQARITAPVEWDNYSIQADVRFHAVLDNARWAAIMFRGAANGKNPYNQMAIRVNGIYEVAYKTPADTWYAPTPVTGTTGKTLTLGADYTMKVRVFGNNVKEYLKAKNDANFTLLTDKNLSSDVLLERGKIGLQADQSTVSFDNLKVTRITAEQLELTLPDTLEALTGPIGSAGNVTYSDGITEEVTSDRFKLYSSDESIIKVINNQLYPIKAGTAKLTAVYANANTSLDMTVTPSLTGVKVNSLQHDQGYVTAVTGVPVDLASVSFKADFSDFTSGTIKGDELLWSTAGSDISFADGKMTALHKGVYPVTAQKDGITVTMQVVAKNPTDSEYVLYEENFDSLVDGSMPQGWTRKQGSTASKAAVKAGVFEIDARTSPDNPSRVLLPNYLELFGNYKIEADVTNLAANDTARWNSIMYRIQNNDYPYYQMAVRKDATAANGVELSEQTPDSTWNVWNTGSFSEVIDGGKMYHYTIKAYGNRVQASINNKVIIDTDAASAYTKGRIGLQANGSQMRVDNIRITLQQDALPPLPADRFVQVKEPETKIALAPTVVTELISAEQLESLAEPKLPATVFLYVNEQLTVTDPSGQTEIGSLDSVLAVIGTRMIPAFYVKDVPTVDQLVEYLQSVGLEDADIISDNGALVKRARTAYPIIRGIVDFTANTDWSAEKLLEIRGQMNANKAKIILLPQNAASRDNVSYLQKRAVTVWTKEQSAPAEKNLAIHTLITAGTNGIVTDSPLQAIDAMKLYSNQTTLIRKPYIVGHRGLPSVAPENTIVGNVLAIEAGADFIENDVYLSKDGHLVILHDGSLERTTNGTGFIENYTLEQIKQLNANKQFPSAFHNVQIPTLEEQIDLARQSGKMIMNEIKTGNTAVIAAFVKLVKEKHAEDLINVIAFDGNQIKRLNEQMPELPSGLLGNAGITDSSNVSRAMRQTLLTVQNLNAGYNPPYSVLSQDYLEAVKHRGLLVSPWTFNNRSDFIRFFMYGTWGLTTDYSNWASDWTDSIKPGQETYTLAANQSVDVSAEIQTYKGALTTIAPEIVLLDGQDIVEVNGSMVTAKQPGTAHALLRYTTTIDAGNQYDIYTQPVLFTVEAVINVPVAGVTLDKTEVTLTEGEQAPLTANVAPEDATNKAVTWSSSNENVVTVDADGLLTAVKAGTANITVTTVDGGLSATAAVTVEAAVINVPVADVTLDKTEVTLTEGEQAALTATVAPENATNKAVTWSSSNENVAKVYANGLVIGVKAGTANITVTTVDGGLTATAAVTVEAAVINVPVAGVTLDKTEVTLTEGQQAPLTATVAPENATNKAVIWSSSNENVATVGANGLVIGVKAGTANITVTTVDGGLTATAAVTVEAAVINVPVAGVTLDKTKVTLTEGQQASLTATVAPENATNKAVTWSSSNESVATVDANGLVIGVKAGTANITVTTVDGGLTATAAVTVEAAVSKPGDVTNVKVVPGVQQLALTWEDPADITQVKLMVSGGTATAVYTVDQGVESFVVTDLANGTEYNIHINTIDADGNESDGFSVKGTPKAATSGGSGSTGNTSDGAEVNDNGQVSVKPTLNANGKAVAKLGAGTMKRALELATGGKLQIKVEAAANRNELEIELPVVDLLSNGSASINTIEVDTGFATVTVSTKLISRSSEAAKNVTISVANADVSRLPVETQDQLKDAVVYDFNLAVDGKKVSEFDGRSDVQVAVPYELQPGEHPNKVVIYYINDNGELKVVTNGKYNAETGNVEFKPKHSGKYAAAYVEASFKDVTKAWAKDSIEALAARGIVSGMGEGQFKPDGKVTRAEFITMLMNVFGLTDANATTTLSDVKAGAWYYDQVATAYQLGIVSGRPNGSFGVHEEITRQDMAVMAYQAANHVQLQLSGSASEAFTDRLAISDYAQKAVAAMQAEGIINGMGNGEFAPKQQATRAQAAVIIHAILDRM, encoded by the coding sequence ATGAAATTAGTTTCGCGTTATTTGAACGGTTTTATCATTGCGACATTGTTAATCGGGCTATCTCCGCTATCGGCGTCTACGCAGGTACATGCTGCGAATGACGATGGAGGGAGACCGCGGCTGGAAGTGAACAGAACATTAACCGCCCCCGTTATCGACGGCAAACTGGACGAAACGATTTGGAAGATCGATCAGCCCATGACGCAGCAAGTCGGTGACGCTCCTAGGCGGGAGTCCAGTTTCGGACTGCTGTGGGACAATCAATATTTGTACATCGGCATGAAGACAGAGGATGACAACATGATTACAGGTGCCTCGGGAGATTGGCTCGATCAGGACAATATGAATGTGTTCATCGATCCGACGCTGCACCAGTCGGCTCCCTTCGCCAGCGACGACATGCAGATCGGCCTCGTGTATAAGCCGGGAACGACAACGCCGGAATTCCATTTCGGCGCAGCGCTGAACAACCATGCGGGCAAGGACGAGAAGAAGATTTTGCGGGCGATCAACAAGACGGAGAATGGCTGGTCTAGCGAGGTTGCGGTGCCATGGGATATGCTGCATATGGATCCGATGCTGTCGAATCAGCTCGGCATGGAATTTTCGGCTACGGACCGATACGATTCGGATAAAAGCAAGCAGACAACGAACTATTGGAGCGCTTATCAATCCAGTTCCTCTTGGAATGATACGAGCGGCTACGGAGTGATAGATCTTGTTGAAAGCAATCCCGTCTCCGGAAATGTAAGTCCGGTCCTGCTAGATGAAAACTTTGACTCTTATGCAGCGGGAAGCATTCCATTCGGCTGGATTTCCGACGTGAATGTGGGAAGCAATCCGTTCAGTATCGTGAAGGACCAAGACGGGAACGGGCGCCTGACTTTTGACGGCAGGGCTGGCGGCAAGCAGGCGAGAATAACGGCCCCAGTTGAGTGGGATAACTACTCGATTCAAGCGGACGTCAGATTTCATGCTGTTCTTGATAACGCTAGGTGGGCTGCTATCATGTTCCGAGGCGCCGCCAACGGAAAAAATCCGTACAATCAAATGGCAATCCGCGTGAACGGCATCTATGAAGTGGCCTATAAAACGCCGGCTGACACATGGTACGCCCCGACACCGGTCACCGGCACAACAGGGAAGACATTGACGTTGGGTGCGGATTACACGATGAAGGTTAGAGTGTTCGGCAACAATGTCAAAGAGTATCTGAAAGCGAAAAATGATGCCAATTTTACGCTCTTAACGGACAAAAATCTGTCCTCCGACGTTCTGCTGGAAAGAGGGAAAATCGGTCTGCAGGCCGACCAGAGCACGGTTTCATTCGATAATCTGAAGGTAACGAGGATTACAGCCGAGCAGCTTGAGCTTACGCTGCCGGATACATTGGAAGCGCTTACGGGTCCTATCGGCTCCGCCGGAAACGTCACTTACTCGGACGGAATTACCGAAGAGGTAACGAGCGACCGCTTCAAGCTGTATTCGTCCGATGAGAGCATCATCAAGGTGATAAACAATCAGTTGTATCCAATCAAGGCGGGCACGGCGAAGCTGACGGCGGTTTACGCGAATGCGAATACATCGCTGGACATGACCGTCACGCCTTCTCTCACGGGCGTCAAGGTGAATAGTCTCCAGCACGATCAGGGATATGTAACGGCAGTTACCGGCGTTCCTGTTGATCTCGCTTCTGTCAGCTTCAAGGCCGATTTCAGCGATTTCACGTCTGGTACGATTAAAGGCGACGAGCTGCTCTGGAGCACTGCCGGCAGCGATATTTCCTTCGCGGACGGGAAGATGACAGCCCTTCATAAAGGCGTGTACCCGGTCACCGCGCAAAAGGACGGCATTACCGTCACTATGCAAGTCGTGGCGAAGAATCCGACTGATAGCGAATATGTGCTGTACGAGGAGAACTTTGACTCGCTTGTCGACGGCTCCATGCCGCAGGGCTGGACGAGAAAGCAAGGCTCAACGGCAAGTAAAGCCGCTGTGAAGGCAGGCGTTTTCGAAATTGATGCCAGAACCTCGCCGGACAACCCTTCCCGCGTGCTGCTGCCTAATTATTTGGAATTGTTCGGAAACTACAAAATCGAAGCGGATGTTACGAATTTGGCAGCGAACGATACTGCACGATGGAATTCCATAATGTACCGCATTCAAAATAACGACTACCCGTATTATCAAATGGCCGTCAGGAAGGATGCTACGGCAGCCAACGGTGTTGAATTATCCGAGCAGACGCCGGACAGCACCTGGAACGTTTGGAACACCGGTTCTTTCAGTGAGGTAATTGACGGCGGGAAAATGTATCACTACACGATTAAAGCCTACGGCAACCGCGTGCAGGCATCGATCAACAATAAGGTCATAATCGATACCGATGCAGCTTCCGCTTATACCAAAGGAAGAATTGGCCTGCAGGCCAACGGCAGCCAAATGAGGGTGGACAACATCCGTATCACGCTGCAGCAGGACGCATTGCCTCCGCTGCCGGCCGACCGCTTTGTGCAAGTCAAGGAGCCGGAAACGAAAATCGCGCTTGCGCCGACAGTGGTGACTGAGCTGATAAGTGCCGAGCAATTGGAGTCGCTCGCTGAACCGAAGCTGCCGGCGACAGTGTTCCTGTATGTGAACGAACAATTAACGGTTACCGACCCTTCCGGTCAGACGGAAATCGGTAGCCTGGATTCCGTGCTTGCGGTAATCGGCACCAGAATGATACCGGCCTTCTATGTCAAGGACGTGCCGACGGTGGACCAGTTGGTCGAATATTTGCAAAGCGTGGGACTGGAAGATGCTGATATCATTTCCGACAACGGCGCGCTTGTGAAAAGAGCTCGCACGGCTTATCCGATCATTCGCGGAATCGTGGACTTTACCGCCAATACCGACTGGTCTGCGGAGAAGCTGCTGGAAATCCGCGGGCAAATGAACGCCAACAAGGCTAAAATCATACTGCTTCCGCAGAACGCAGCTTCACGTGACAATGTCTCTTATCTTCAAAAACGTGCGGTGACCGTATGGACTAAGGAGCAGTCTGCTCCGGCCGAGAAAAATTTGGCCATCCATACGCTTATTACCGCAGGGACGAACGGCATCGTGACGGATTCGCCGCTTCAAGCGATCGACGCCATGAAGCTTTATTCGAATCAGACGACACTTATTCGCAAGCCGTATATTGTCGGCCATAGGGGGCTTCCTTCCGTAGCGCCCGAGAATACGATCGTGGGCAATGTTCTGGCTATTGAAGCAGGGGCCGATTTTATCGAGAATGACGTGTATCTTTCCAAAGACGGCCATCTGGTCATTCTGCACGACGGCTCGCTGGAGCGCACGACAAATGGAACCGGATTTATCGAGAATTATACACTGGAGCAAATCAAGCAGTTGAATGCAAACAAGCAGTTTCCGTCAGCGTTTCATAATGTTCAAATTCCGACGCTGGAAGAGCAAATCGACCTCGCGAGACAATCGGGCAAAATGATTATGAACGAAATCAAGACGGGTAACACTGCCGTCATCGCAGCCTTCGTCAAGCTAGTCAAAGAGAAGCATGCCGAGGATCTCATCAATGTGATTGCGTTTGATGGTAATCAAATCAAAAGATTGAATGAGCAGATGCCCGAGCTGCCTTCCGGGTTACTGGGTAATGCTGGCATCACCGACTCTTCGAATGTGAGCCGGGCTATGCGCCAGACGCTGCTTACCGTTCAAAATCTTAATGCAGGATACAATCCACCTTACTCGGTGCTTAGTCAGGACTACCTGGAAGCTGTGAAGCACCGCGGTCTCCTGGTCTCGCCATGGACGTTCAACAACCGAAGCGATTTCATCCGCTTCTTCATGTACGGCACCTGGGGGCTGACAACCGACTATTCGAACTGGGCTTCCGATTGGACCGACTCGATCAAGCCGGGCCAAGAGACGTACACGCTGGCCGCGAACCAAAGCGTCGACGTATCTGCTGAAATTCAAACCTACAAAGGGGCTCTAACGACTATAGCACCCGAGATCGTTTTGCTAGACGGTCAGGACATCGTAGAAGTGAATGGCAGCATGGTCACAGCCAAGCAACCGGGGACGGCGCATGCGCTGCTGCGCTACACGACGACGATTGACGCAGGCAATCAGTATGACATTTATACGCAGCCTGTTTTGTTCACCGTAGAAGCAGTTATTAATGTACCAGTTGCAGGTGTAACTTTAGACAAAACTGAAGTTACATTGACAGAAGGCGAGCAAGCCCCGTTAACTGCAAACGTTGCACCTGAGGATGCAACGAATAAGGCAGTAACCTGGAGCTCCAGCAATGAAAATGTAGTAACAGTGGACGCTGACGGCTTATTAACCGCAGTAAAAGCAGGAACAGCAAACATCACGGTTACAACGGTAGATGGGGGCTTATCAGCAACAGCAGCTGTGACGGTAGAGGCGGCAGTTATTAATGTACCAGTTGCAGATGTTACGTTAGACAAAACTGAAGTTACATTGACAGAAGGGGAGCAAGCCGCGTTAACTGCAACCGTTGCACCAGAGAATGCAACGAATAAAGCAGTAACATGGAGCTCCAGCAATGAAAATGTAGCCAAAGTGTACGCTAACGGCTTAGTCATCGGAGTAAAAGCAGGAACAGCAAACATCACGGTTACAACGGTAGATGGGGGCTTAACAGCAACAGCAGCTGTGACGGTAGAAGCAGCAGTTATTAATGTACCAGTTGCAGGTGTTACGTTAGACAAAACTGAAGTTACATTGACAGAAGGGCAGCAAGCTCCGTTAACTGCAACTGTTGCACCAGAGAATGCAACGAATAAAGCAGTAATATGGAGCTCCAGCAATGAAAATGTAGCAACAGTGGGCGCTAACGGTTTAGTCATCGGAGTAAAAGCAGGAACAGCAAACATTACGGTTACAACGGTAGATGGGGGCTTAACAGCAACAGCAGCTGTGACGGTGGAAGCAGCAGTTATTAATGTACCAGTCGCAGGTGTTACGTTAGACAAAACTAAAGTTACATTGACAGAAGGGCAGCAAGCCTCGTTAACTGCAACCGTTGCACCAGAGAATGCAACGAATAAAGCAGTAACATGGAGCTCTAGCAATGAAAGTGTAGCAACAGTGGACGCTAACGGCCTAGTCATCGGAGTAAAAGCAGGAACAGCAAACATCACGGTTACAACGGTAGATGGAGGCTTAACAGCAACAGCAGCTGTGACGGTAGAAGCGGCGGTATCCAAACCAGGTGATGTTACAAACGTTAAAGTCGTGCCTGGAGTTCAGCAATTAGCTCTAACCTGGGAGGATCCAGCGGATATCACACAAGTGAAGCTAATGGTTAGCGGGGGAACCGCCACTGCGGTTTATACTGTGGATCAAGGTGTAGAAAGCTTTGTGGTAACAGACCTTGCCAATGGTACGGAATATAACATTCACATTAACACCATCGATGCTGATGGTAACGAATCTGATGGTTTCAGCGTGAAGGGAACACCAAAGGCAGCAACATCCGGTGGATCAGGTTCCACTGGAAACACATCAGACGGTGCAGAGGTTAATGACAACGGCCAAGTGAGCGTTAAACCGACGTTAAATGCTAATGGTAAAGCAGTAGCTAAGCTGGGCGCTGGTACGATGAAGAGAGCACTTGAACTAGCTACAGGCGGCAAGCTTCAAATTAAAGTAGAAGCTGCTGCGAATAGGAATGAATTAGAAATTGAGCTTCCAGTGGTTGATCTATTAAGCAATGGAAGTGCTTCGATCAACACCATCGAGGTCGATACAGGTTTTGCTACCGTAACGGTATCCACTAAGTTGATTTCTAGAAGTTCCGAAGCGGCGAAGAATGTGACGATTTCTGTAGCTAATGCCGATGTCTCCCGATTACCAGTTGAGACACAAGATCAATTGAAGGATGCTGTAGTGTATGACTTCAACCTAGCAGTTGACGGAAAGAAGGTCAGCGAGTTTGATGGTCGAAGTGACGTACAAGTGGCTGTACCATACGAGCTTCAACCAGGTGAGCATCCGAATAAGGTTGTCATTTACTACATCAACGACAACGGGGAGCTAAAGGTTGTAACGAATGGTAAGTACAATGCAGAAACAGGCAACGTAGAATTCAAGCCTAAACACTCCGGTAAGTATGCAGCAGCCTATGTGGAAGCAAGCTTTAAAGATGTAACGAAAGCATGGGCGAAGGATTCAATCGAAGCATTAGCGGCAAGAGGCATTGTCAGTGGAATGGGCGAAGGACAGTTCAAGCCAGACGGTAAAGTGACAAGAGCTGAATTTATTACGATGCTGATGAATGTATTCGGTCTAACGGATGCCAATGCAACAACAACGCTTTCCGACGTTAAGGCAGGGGCATGGTACTATGATCAAGTTGCAACAGCCTACCAGCTGGGCATCGTGAGTGGAAGACCCAATGGAAGCTTCGGCGTCCATGAAGAAATTACAAGACAAGACATGGCTGTTATGGCTTATCAAGCCGCTAATCATGTACAATTGCAGCTAAGCGGCAGCGCATCTGAAGCCTTTACAGATCGTCTTGCGATTTCTGATTATGCACAGAAAGCAGTAGCAGCGATGCAAGCTGAAGGCATTATTAATGGAATGGGTAATGGTGAATTTGCACCGAAACAACAGGCAACTAGAGCACAGGCTGCTGTTATTATTCATGCGATCTTAGATCGCATGTAA